In the Mus pahari chromosome 19, PAHARI_EIJ_v1.1, whole genome shotgun sequence genome, one interval contains:
- the Pafah1b3 gene encoding platelet-activating factor acetylhydrolase IB subunit gamma: MSGEGENPASKPTPVQDVQGDGRWMSLHHRFVADSKDKEPEVVFIGDSLVQLMHQCEIWRELFSPLHALNFGIGGDSTQHVLWRLENGELEHIRPKIVVVWVGTNNHSHTAEQVTGGIKAIVQLVNKLQPQARVVVLGLLPRGQHPNPLREKNRQVNELVRAALAGYPRAHFLDADPGFVHSDGTISHHDMYDYLHLSRLGYTPVCRALHSLLLRLLAQDQGQGIPLPETAS; this comes from the exons AtgagtggggaaggggagaatCCGGCCAGCAAGCCCACGCCTGTGCAGGACGTGCAGGGTGACGGGCGCTGGATGTCTCTG CACCATCGGTTTGTAGCGGACAGCAAAGACAAGGAACCCGAAGTAGTCTTTATCGGGGACTCCTTGGTTCAGCTAATGCACCAATGTGAG ATCTGGCGGGAGCTCTTCTCACCGCTGCATGCACTTAACTTTGGCATTGGCGGTGACAGCACACAGCATGTACTCTGGCGGCTTGAGAATGGGGAGCTGGAACATATCCGGCCCAAG ATTGTGGTGGTCTGGGTGGGCACCAACAACCATAGCCACACAGCCGAACAAGTGACAGGCGGCATCAAGGCCATCGTACAACTGGTGAACAAGCTGCAGCCTCAGGCACGGGTGGTTGTGCTG GGCCTGCTTCCGAGAGGCCAGCACCCCAACCCACTTCGAGAGAAAAACCGACAGGTAAATGAGCTGGTTCGGGCAGCACTAGCTGGCTACCCCCGAGCCCATTTCTTAGATGCAGACCCTGGGTTTGTGCATTCCGACGGCACCATAAGTCACCATGACATGTATGATTACCTACACCTGAGCCGCCTGGGGTACACACCTGTCTGCCGGGCCCTGCACTCCCTGCTTCTTCGTCTCCTGGCCCAAGATCAGGGCCAAGGCATCCCTCtgccagagacagcatcctaa
- the Prr19 gene encoding proline-rich protein 19, whose amino-acid sequence MDPRRPVPQLFQQLEKPGRIRRRKTRRERNKALVSNHRPLARQDPPISSQDPCVILQDPVASAAPKLVVITQGRLSREHRGLFNHEVKSLDVARLLNRDALESHTPLLPTKPSCSLVRVQEPDLQSKGKENKVPGGSGPGPPNSPDLPVLGQLLEELQYQLIVPQAFPRRNLVQEARDTIIRTLQGRHGCVPDLALVLRGCQLPLPEAKPRVPERQRTAPSCIEVPEHAPREGRQRTQQATKGCDLAILHTCSSTTSAHRGGQVQPPGRQLPFLSSASSPSGAAWGPPTAFDMLKSIWLIATPPPSQPWDVRPPQPLPQPPSPLLPRTSALDWSPNPPAPLPSLSWVVTQSSPEAWSFPPMRLY is encoded by the exons ATGGACCCTCGGAGACCAGTCCCTCAGCTTTTCCAGCAGCTTGAGAAACCTGGCCGAATTCGCCGTCGCAAGACCAGGAGGGAGCGAAATAAGGCCCTGGTGAGCAACCACAGGCCATTGGCCCGTCAGGATCCTCCCATATCCAGTCAGGATCCATGTGTGATCCTCCAGGATCCTGTGGCCTCTGCAGCCCCCAAGCTTGTTGTGATAACTCAAGGCAGGTTGAGCCGGGAGCACCGGGGTCTCTTCAACCATGAGGTGAAATCCCTGGATGTGGCCCGGCTGCTTAACAGAGATGCCTTGGAATCACATACCCCTCTGCTACCAACCAAGCCCTCCTGCAGCCTAGTCAGAGTCCAAGAACCAGACCTTCAGTCAAAAGGCAAGGAGAACAAGGTACCAGGAGGCTCAGGCCCAGGCCCACCAAATTCCCCAGATCTTCCTGTGTTGGGGCAACTGCTGGAGGAGTTGCAGTACCAACTGATTGTTCCACAAGCCTTTCCCAGGAGAAACCTAGTACAGGAGGCCAGAGACACCATCATAAGAACCTTACAGGGCCGCCATGGCTGTGTGCCTGATCTTGCCCTGGTGCTCCGAGGTTGCCAGCTACCCTTGCCTG AGGCCAAACCGAGGGTCCCCGAGAGACAGAGGACAGCACCTTCTTGCATCGAAGTTCCTGAGCATGCTCCACGGGAGGGGAGGCAAAGGACTCAGCAGGCAACAAAAGGGTGTGACCTTGCCATACTTCATACTTGCAGCAGCACCACCTCTGCACACAGGGGCGGCCAGGTGCAACCTCCAGGTCGCCAACTGCCATTCCTGTCCTCAGCATCTTCACCATCTGGAGCAGCATGGGGTCCCCCAACAGCTTTTGATATGCTGAAAAGCATCTGGCTCATAGCCACACCTCCCCCGTCCCAGCCCTGGGATGTCCGCCCACCTCAGCCTCTACCTCAGCCACCATCACCCTTGTTACCCAGAACGTCTGCCTTGGACTGGAGCCCCAACCCTCCTGCCCCACTGCCCAGTCTCTCCTGGGTAGTGACTCAGAGCAGTCCAGAGGCCTGGTCCTTCCCCCCAATGAGACTATACTGA